The following coding sequences lie in one Rhizobium rhododendri genomic window:
- a CDS encoding HAD-IA family hydrolase, which translates to MSADNVSVFDKSYAAFLFDMDGTIMNSIASAERVWGAWAARQGLDVEKFMPTMHGARGIDTIRNLNLPGVDPAVEAAAIERDEIADVAGVVPISGAIDFLASLPADRWAIVTSSPIALAKARLAEAGIPMPRFIVTAEDVKVGKPNPQCYILGAERLGVSVTECLVFEDVPAGIKAGEAAGADVMVITATHGHPMQTPHTTIPNYDSVRARIGANGKLSVVRA; encoded by the coding sequence TTGTCCGCTGATAACGTTTCCGTCTTCGATAAAAGCTACGCCGCCTTCCTGTTCGACATGGACGGGACGATCATGAACTCGATCGCCTCCGCAGAACGGGTCTGGGGCGCCTGGGCTGCGCGCCAGGGTCTGGATGTCGAGAAATTCATGCCCACCATGCACGGCGCCCGCGGTATCGATACGATCCGCAACCTCAATCTTCCCGGCGTAGATCCTGCTGTCGAAGCCGCTGCAATCGAGAGGGACGAGATCGCCGATGTCGCCGGCGTCGTGCCGATTTCCGGTGCCATCGATTTTCTGGCCTCGCTGCCTGCCGACCGCTGGGCCATCGTTACCTCGTCGCCGATTGCGCTTGCCAAGGCGCGGCTGGCGGAGGCGGGAATCCCGATGCCGCGTTTCATCGTGACTGCCGAGGACGTCAAGGTCGGCAAGCCCAATCCGCAGTGCTACATTCTGGGTGCCGAACGGCTGGGCGTGAGCGTCACCGAATGCCTGGTGTTCGAGGACGTGCCGGCTGGTATCAAGGCTGGCGAGGCGGCAGGCGCCGACGTCATGGTCATCACCGCGACGCATGGCCACCCGATGCAGACACCGCACACGACGATCCCCAATTATGATAGCGTCCGCGCCCGTATCGGCGCCAACGGAAAGCTGTCGGTGGTGCGCGCCTGA
- a CDS encoding virulence factor produces the protein MILKYAASFAMAALLTLGVAHADEVNKKYDTGIIPSPHILVPTGKVVGEVVLISDIGGWGDKENAVAQTLLAKGSMVIGIDYPSFLKALNNYDVSQNDGCIYMVSDIESLSQQVQRSVADSAYELPIIAGVGAGGTMALAIAAQTPDATVSQTLAVDPAAGIALTKDLCTPAEKVKTGDNVVIGLMDGVLPNPIIASFTPAAPKDGRDHVEAMQKDHPEIEIRDSTDDATTTLSNTLVDLVKSLSAEKSPLGLPINVLETKPTEDTLAIIYSGDGGWRDIDKEVGSYLQDQGIPVVGVDTLHYFWSERKPQETADDLGRIIDYYTKHFNVQHVVLIGYSFGADVIPASYNLLKPKERSQVVQMSLLSLSRKVDYVISVMGWLGASSEGKGGDPLKDLKKINPKIVQCVYGTDDDEDVACPDLKGTGAEVVAMAGGHHFDDDYETLSKTIIAGVKSRLGE, from the coding sequence ATGATCTTGAAATACGCAGCTTCCTTCGCAATGGCGGCCTTGCTCACGCTGGGTGTCGCCCACGCGGACGAGGTCAATAAGAAATACGACACCGGCATCATCCCGTCGCCGCACATCCTTGTGCCGACGGGCAAGGTAGTTGGCGAAGTCGTGCTGATCTCGGATATCGGTGGCTGGGGCGATAAGGAAAACGCCGTTGCACAGACGCTGCTGGCGAAGGGCTCGATGGTCATCGGGATCGACTATCCTTCCTTCCTGAAGGCACTCAACAATTACGATGTCAGCCAGAACGATGGCTGCATCTACATGGTTTCCGACATCGAGTCGCTGAGCCAGCAGGTACAGCGGTCTGTCGCCGACAGCGCCTACGAGCTGCCGATCATCGCCGGTGTTGGTGCTGGTGGCACCATGGCGCTGGCAATTGCCGCGCAGACACCGGACGCCACTGTGTCACAGACGCTGGCCGTCGATCCTGCCGCAGGCATCGCCCTCACCAAGGATCTCTGCACGCCTGCCGAAAAGGTCAAGACCGGCGACAACGTCGTCATCGGACTGATGGACGGCGTGCTGCCAAACCCGATCATTGCCAGCTTCACCCCGGCAGCGCCCAAGGATGGCCGCGACCATGTCGAGGCGATGCAGAAGGATCATCCGGAAATCGAAATCCGCGATTCCACGGACGACGCCACGACGACCCTCAGCAACACCCTGGTCGATCTGGTAAAGTCGCTGAGCGCCGAAAAGTCGCCGCTTGGCCTTCCCATCAACGTGCTTGAAACCAAGCCGACCGAGGACACGCTGGCGATCATCTATTCCGGCGACGGCGGATGGCGCGACATCGACAAGGAAGTCGGCTCCTACCTGCAGGATCAGGGCATTCCGGTGGTCGGCGTCGATACGCTGCATTATTTCTGGTCGGAGCGTAAGCCACAGGAAACTGCAGACGATCTGGGCCGCATCATCGATTACTACACCAAGCACTTCAATGTGCAGCACGTCGTGCTGATCGGTTACTCGTTCGGTGCCGACGTCATCCCGGCCAGCTACAATCTGCTGAAGCCGAAGGAACGCAGCCAGGTGGTGCAGATGTCGCTGCTGTCGCTGTCGCGCAAGGTCGACTATGTCATCTCGGTAATGGGCTGGCTCGGCGCTTCCAGCGAGGGCAAGGGCGGCGATCCGCTCAAGGACCTTAAGAAGATCAACCCGAAGATCGTGCAGTGCGTCTATGGCACGGATGACGACGAGGACGTTGCCTGCCCCGATCTGAAGGGCACCGGCGCCGAAGTCGTCGCCATGGCCGGCGGTCACCATTTCGACGACGATTACGAGACATTGTCGAAGACGATCATCGCCGGCGTCAAAAGCCGTCTCGGCGAATAG
- the mprF gene encoding bifunctional lysylphosphatidylglycerol flippase/synthetase MprF: MLRRYRTQLLALGSVVVFGMVAYAIFHLTTEVRYDDIVLALSDTSARAILLALLFTGLSFFALIFYDTNALEFIDKKVPFPHVALTAFSAYAVGNTAGFGALSAGAIRYRAYSRMGLTPEDIGRIVAFVTLSFGLGLAAVGSIALMIIADEMGPLINVDSLVLRGVAGVILGLLAVLLYMGRGGRVISIGSFTLRLPDSRTWSRQFLVTAFDIAASATVLYVLLPESSIGWPTFLAVYAIAVGLGVLSHVPAGLGVFETVIVASLGSAVNVDAVLGSLVLYRVIYHVIPLLLAIMVVAVTELRRFVDHPAASSVRRVGGRLMPQLLSTFALLLGVMLIFSSVTPTPDENLEFLSDYLALPVVEGAHFLSSLVGLAMVVAARGLGQRLDGAWWVSVGCAVAAVTLSLLKAIALVEASFLLFFIFGLFVSRKLFNRPASLVNQALTAGWLMAIAVICICAIVILFFVYRDVAYSNQLWWQFEFADEAPRGLRAVLGLCIVASGIAAFSLLRPATSRLLPVSDDDVERAVAIVEAHGIADANLVRMRDKSIMFSEKGDAFIMYGKRGRSWIALFDPIGPRHALADLVWRFVESARTAGCRSVFYQISPGLLSHCADAGMRAYKLGELAVVNLNTFELKGGKWANLRQTASRAVRDGLEFAVIEPQDVGEVLDELAAVSNAWLEDHNAKEKGFSLGAFDPDYILSQPVGVLRKDGRIVAFANILVTSTHEEGSIDLMRFSPDAPKGSMDFLFVQILEHLRNAGFQRFNLGMAPLSGMSKRESAPVWDRIGGTVFEHGERFYNFKGLRAFKAKFHPDWQPRYLAVSGGVSPMIALMDATFLIGGGLRGVVRK; encoded by the coding sequence ATGTTGCGCCGCTATCGCACGCAGCTGCTGGCGCTGGGCAGCGTCGTCGTCTTCGGCATGGTCGCCTACGCGATTTTCCACCTGACGACAGAAGTCCGGTACGACGATATCGTGCTCGCTTTGAGCGACACCTCTGCCCGTGCGATCCTGCTTGCGCTGCTGTTTACCGGCCTCAGCTTCTTCGCGCTGATCTTCTACGATACCAATGCGCTTGAATTCATAGACAAGAAGGTGCCGTTTCCGCATGTGGCGCTGACGGCGTTCAGTGCATACGCCGTCGGCAACACTGCCGGTTTCGGCGCATTGAGCGCAGGCGCGATCCGTTACCGCGCCTATTCGCGCATGGGGCTGACACCGGAAGACATCGGGCGCATCGTCGCCTTCGTGACGCTGTCGTTCGGCCTTGGCCTTGCCGCCGTCGGTTCGATCGCGCTGATGATTATTGCCGATGAAATGGGGCCGTTGATCAATGTCGACAGCCTCGTGCTGCGCGGCGTCGCCGGTGTCATCCTGGGCCTACTGGCGGTCTTGCTTTACATGGGCCGCGGCGGGCGGGTGATTTCCATCGGCAGCTTCACGCTGCGTCTGCCGGATTCGCGCACCTGGTCGCGCCAGTTCCTGGTCACCGCCTTCGATATCGCGGCGTCAGCGACTGTTCTCTACGTGCTGCTGCCGGAATCGTCGATCGGCTGGCCGACATTCCTCGCGGTCTATGCCATCGCCGTCGGCCTCGGCGTCCTCAGCCATGTCCCGGCCGGCCTTGGTGTCTTCGAGACCGTGATCGTCGCGTCGCTTGGCAGCGCCGTCAACGTCGATGCGGTGCTGGGCTCGCTGGTACTCTACCGGGTGATCTACCATGTGATCCCGCTGCTGCTTGCGATCATGGTCGTTGCGGTGACCGAACTGCGCCGCTTCGTCGACCATCCCGCTGCTTCCAGTGTGCGGCGTGTCGGCGGGCGCCTTATGCCGCAGTTGCTGTCGACCTTCGCGCTATTGCTGGGCGTCATGCTGATCTTTTCGAGCGTCACGCCGACGCCGGATGAAAACCTCGAGTTCCTGTCGGATTATCTTGCCCTGCCTGTGGTCGAAGGTGCACATTTCCTGTCGAGCCTCGTCGGCCTTGCCATGGTCGTCGCAGCCCGTGGCCTTGGCCAGCGCCTCGATGGCGCCTGGTGGGTTTCGGTGGGCTGCGCGGTTGCAGCGGTAACGCTGTCGCTGCTGAAGGCGATCGCGCTCGTCGAGGCGTCGTTCCTGCTGTTTTTCATTTTCGGCCTGTTCGTCAGCCGAAAGCTGTTCAACCGCCCGGCTTCGCTCGTCAACCAGGCGCTGACAGCCGGATGGCTGATGGCTATTGCGGTCATCTGCATCTGCGCCATTGTCATCCTGTTCTTCGTCTATCGCGACGTCGCCTACAGCAACCAGCTCTGGTGGCAGTTCGAGTTTGCCGACGAGGCGCCGCGTGGCCTGCGTGCCGTGCTCGGCCTTTGCATCGTTGCCTCCGGTATTGCCGCGTTCAGCCTGCTCCGTCCGGCGACCTCGCGACTGCTGCCGGTCTCGGACGACGATGTCGAGCGGGCCGTTGCCATTGTCGAAGCGCACGGCATCGCCGACGCCAATCTTGTGCGGATGCGCGACAAGAGCATAATGTTCTCCGAAAAGGGCGATGCCTTCATCATGTACGGCAAGCGCGGTCGCTCCTGGATCGCCCTGTTCGACCCGATCGGACCGCGGCACGCGCTGGCCGATCTCGTCTGGCGGTTTGTCGAATCCGCGCGTACGGCGGGCTGTCGGTCGGTATTCTACCAGATCTCGCCAGGGCTCCTGTCGCACTGCGCCGATGCCGGCATGCGGGCCTACAAGCTCGGCGAACTCGCCGTCGTCAATCTCAATACCTTCGAGCTGAAGGGCGGCAAGTGGGCCAATCTCCGCCAGACGGCAAGCCGTGCGGTGCGCGACGGGCTTGAATTCGCGGTCATCGAGCCGCAGGACGTAGGCGAGGTGCTGGACGAACTCGCGGCAGTCTCGAACGCCTGGCTGGAAGACCACAACGCCAAGGAAAAGGGCTTCTCCCTCGGCGCCTTCGATCCCGACTATATCCTGTCGCAGCCGGTCGGCGTTCTCAGGAAGGACGGCCGCATCGTTGCCTTTGCAAACATACTCGTGACGTCGACCCACGAAGAGGGCTCGATCGACCTGATGCGCTTTTCGCCCGACGCACCGAAGGGTTCCATGGACTTTCTCTTCGTCCAGATCCTCGAGCATCTTAGGAATGCCGGATTTCAGCGCTTTAACCTCGGGATGGCACCTCTATCCGGAATGTCGAAGCGTGAATCGGCGCCGGTCTGGGACCGGATCGGCGGCACGGTTTTCGAACACGGTGAACGGTTTTATAACTTCAAAGGGCTAAGAGCCTTCAAAGCAAAATTTCATCCCGACTGGCAGCCGCGCTATCTCGCGGTTTCAGGCGGGGTCAGTCCGATGATTGCGCTGATGGACGCGACGTTCCTGATCGGCGGCGGACTAAGAGGAGTCGTCAGGAAATGA
- a CDS encoding cell division protein ZapA, producing MAQVTVTIDGKAYRMACEEGQEDHLTDLATRFDRYVSHLKEQFGEIGDLRVTVMAGIMIMDEVADLTRKVSGLEAELDALRGNRDTALAASAQTEEALAGVLDEVASSIRGITEKLVAKPGAEAH from the coding sequence ATGGCGCAGGTAACGGTAACGATCGACGGCAAGGCCTATCGCATGGCCTGCGAGGAGGGGCAGGAAGATCACCTGACGGATCTCGCCACACGGTTCGATCGCTATGTCAGCCACCTGAAGGAGCAGTTCGGCGAGATCGGCGATCTCCGGGTGACAGTCATGGCCGGCATCATGATCATGGACGAAGTGGCCGACCTGACGCGCAAGGTATCCGGGCTGGAGGCAGAACTCGACGCCTTGCGCGGTAACCGAGACACAGCGCTCGCCGCCAGTGCACAGACGGAAGAGGCGCTGGCCGGCGTTCTGGACGAAGTCGCCAGCAGCATTCGCGGCATCACCGAAAAACTGGTCGCCAAGCCGGGCGCGGAAGCGCACTGA
- a CDS encoding DUF4164 domain-containing protein: protein MMPTGKTVDAAITSLRQALAALDNAVDVRFERERERSEIDAEVRRTHADRSRLAQELDQAEFRANRLEEVNREVSRRLVTAMETIRAVLDR, encoded by the coding sequence ATGATGCCCACAGGCAAGACAGTGGACGCCGCCATCACGTCACTGCGTCAGGCGCTGGCAGCGCTGGATAATGCGGTCGACGTGCGTTTCGAACGGGAGCGCGAGCGAAGCGAGATCGACGCTGAGGTTCGCCGGACCCACGCCGACCGTTCACGGCTGGCACAGGAACTCGACCAGGCGGAATTTCGCGCCAACCGGCTGGAGGAGGTAAACCGCGAGGTTTCCCGCCGGCTGGTCACCGCCATGGAAACGATCAGGGCCGTACTCGATCGCTGA
- the tkt gene encoding transketolase, producing the protein MISREKHDRMANAIRFLAMDAVEKANSGHPGLPMGMADVATVLFSKYLKFDPKSPHWANRDRFVLSAGHGSMLLYSLLYLTGYEDMSIEDLKNFRQLGSKTAGHPEYGHATGIETTTGPLGQGIANAVGMAIAERKLAVEFGSELQDHHTYVMCGDGCLMEGISHEAIALAGHLKLNKLILFWDNNSITIDGAVSLSDSTDQIARFKAVHWNTIEVDGHEPDQISAAIEAAQKSDRPTLIACKTIIGFGAPHKQGTHKVHGSPLGAEEIAATRKALNWDAEPFVIPADVLDAWREAGKRAVPDMKDWQSRLAAADEAKKAEFNRRFAGDLPAGFDAAISDYKKKLAETKPTVATRKASEDVLEVINGFLPETLGGSADLTPSNNTKTSQMVSITPTDFAGRYMHWGIREHGMASAMNGIALHGGLIPYGGGFMIFSDYCRPPIRLASLMGIRVIHVLTHDSIGVGEDGPTHQPVEQMASLRAIPNLMMFRPADATETAECWQIALKTKDRPSGLALTRQNMVAARLEYSEKNLCELGAYNLAGSADAKVTIFASGSEVEIAVAARTALEAKGITVRVVSVPSTELFFEQPEAYKAEILGNSPVKIAVEAGVREGWDAFIGPEGTFIGMKGFGASGPAKEVYKHFGITAEAVVAAAEAKLS; encoded by the coding sequence ATGATCTCTCGCGAAAAACACGACCGGATGGCAAACGCGATCCGTTTCCTTGCCATGGATGCCGTTGAGAAGGCCAATTCCGGCCATCCCGGCCTGCCGATGGGCATGGCTGACGTCGCCACCGTACTCTTCTCCAAATACCTGAAATTCGATCCGAAATCGCCCCATTGGGCAAACCGCGACCGCTTCGTGCTGTCGGCCGGCCACGGCTCGATGCTGCTATACTCGCTTCTGTATCTGACCGGCTATGAAGACATGTCGATCGAGGATCTGAAGAACTTCCGCCAGCTGGGCTCAAAGACTGCCGGCCACCCGGAATACGGTCACGCCACCGGCATCGAAACCACGACCGGTCCGCTCGGCCAGGGCATTGCCAACGCCGTCGGCATGGCGATTGCAGAACGCAAGCTCGCCGTCGAGTTCGGCTCCGAGCTGCAGGATCACCACACCTACGTGATGTGCGGCGACGGCTGCCTGATGGAAGGCATCAGCCACGAGGCAATCGCGCTCGCCGGGCACCTGAAGCTCAACAAGCTCATCCTGTTCTGGGACAACAACTCGATCACCATCGACGGCGCCGTTTCGCTGTCGGACTCGACCGACCAGATTGCCCGCTTCAAGGCTGTTCACTGGAACACCATCGAAGTCGACGGCCATGAGCCGGACCAGATCTCTGCCGCGATCGAGGCAGCCCAGAAGTCCGACCGTCCGACCCTGATCGCCTGCAAGACGATCATCGGCTTCGGCGCTCCGCACAAGCAGGGCACCCACAAGGTCCACGGTTCGCCGCTCGGCGCCGAGGAAATTGCGGCTACCCGCAAGGCTCTCAACTGGGATGCCGAGCCCTTCGTCATTCCTGCCGACGTGCTCGACGCCTGGCGCGAAGCCGGCAAGCGTGCCGTTCCCGATATGAAGGACTGGCAGTCGCGCCTCGCTGCAGCCGATGAAGCCAAGAAGGCCGAGTTCAACCGCCGCTTCGCCGGCGACCTGCCGGCTGGCTTCGACGCCGCCATCAGCGACTACAAGAAGAAGCTGGCCGAGACGAAGCCGACCGTTGCGACCCGCAAGGCGTCGGAAGACGTGCTCGAGGTCATCAACGGCTTCCTGCCTGAAACGCTCGGCGGCTCCGCCGACCTGACGCCATCGAACAACACCAAGACCAGCCAGATGGTGTCGATCACGCCGACGGATTTCGCCGGCCGCTACATGCACTGGGGCATCCGCGAACACGGGATGGCGTCTGCCATGAACGGTATCGCTCTGCACGGGGGCCTGATCCCTTACGGCGGCGGCTTCATGATCTTCTCGGACTATTGCCGTCCGCCGATCCGCCTGGCGTCGCTGATGGGCATTCGCGTTATCCACGTTTTGACGCATGACTCGATCGGCGTCGGCGAAGACGGCCCGACCCACCAGCCGGTGGAACAGATGGCCTCGCTGCGCGCCATCCCGAACCTGATGATGTTCCGCCCGGCCGATGCCACGGAAACGGCCGAGTGCTGGCAGATTGCGCTGAAGACCAAGGACCGTCCGTCGGGTCTGGCCCTCACCCGCCAGAACATGGTTGCCGCTCGCCTGGAATACAGCGAGAAAAACCTCTGCGAACTCGGCGCCTACAATCTGGCCGGTTCTGCCGATGCCAAGGTGACGATCTTCGCTTCTGGATCTGAAGTCGAAATCGCCGTTGCCGCCCGCACCGCGCTTGAAGCCAAGGGCATCACGGTCCGCGTCGTCTCGGTTCCCTCGACGGAATTGTTCTTCGAACAGCCCGAAGCCTACAAGGCGGAAATCCTCGGCAACTCGCCAGTCAAGATCGCCGTCGAAGCCGGCGTCCGCGAAGGCTGGGATGCCTTCATCGGACCGGAAGGCACGTTCATCGGCATGAAGGGCTTTGGCGCTTCCGGCCCGGCCAAGGAAGTCTACAAGCATTTTGGTATCACGGCGGAAGCCGTCGTTGCCGCTGCGGAAGCTAAGCTTTCCTGA
- the gap gene encoding type I glyceraldehyde-3-phosphate dehydrogenase, with protein sequence MTVKVAINGFGRIGRNILRAIVESGRTDIEVVAINDLGPVETNAHLLRYDSIHGKFPASVKVEGDTIIVGNGKPIKVTAIKDPAALPHGELGVDIAMECTGIFTSREKAALHLTAGAKRVIVSAPADGADLTVVFGVNDDQLTKEHLVISNASCTTNCLVPVVKVLNDAIGIDHGFMTTIHSYTGDQPTLDTMHKDLYRARAAALSMIPTSTGAAKAVGLVLPELKGKLDGTSIRVPTPNVSVVDFKFVAKRNTTVEEINQVIKSASDGKLKGILGYTDEPLVSRDFTHDSHSSIFAFDQTKVLEGNFVRVLSWYDNEWGFSSRMSDTAVAFAKTI encoded by the coding sequence ATGACTGTAAAAGTTGCCATCAACGGCTTCGGCCGCATCGGCCGCAACATCCTGCGCGCCATCGTCGAATCCGGCCGCACCGACATCGAAGTCGTTGCCATCAACGACCTCGGCCCGGTCGAAACCAATGCCCACCTGCTGCGCTACGATTCCATCCACGGCAAGTTCCCGGCCTCGGTCAAGGTCGAAGGCGACACGATCATCGTCGGCAACGGCAAGCCGATCAAGGTCACCGCGATCAAGGATCCGGCAGCCCTGCCGCATGGCGAACTCGGCGTCGATATCGCCATGGAATGCACCGGCATCTTCACATCGCGTGAAAAGGCCGCCCTGCATCTGACCGCCGGCGCCAAGCGCGTTATCGTCTCGGCCCCTGCCGACGGTGCCGACCTTACCGTCGTCTTCGGCGTCAACGACGACCAGCTGACCAAGGAACACCTGGTCATCTCCAACGCGTCGTGCACCACCAACTGCCTGGTTCCCGTCGTCAAGGTCCTGAACGATGCCATCGGCATCGACCACGGCTTCATGACCACCATCCACTCCTACACCGGCGACCAGCCGACGCTGGACACGATGCACAAGGACCTGTACCGCGCCCGCGCCGCAGCCCTGTCCATGATCCCGACCTCGACCGGCGCCGCAAAGGCCGTCGGCCTCGTGCTGCCGGAACTGAAGGGCAAGCTCGACGGCACGTCGATCCGCGTTCCGACACCGAACGTTTCCGTCGTCGACTTCAAGTTCGTCGCCAAGCGCAACACCACGGTTGAAGAGATCAACCAGGTGATCAAGTCTGCCTCCGACGGCAAGCTGAAGGGCATCCTCGGCTACACCGACGAGCCGCTGGTTTCGCGCGACTTCACCCACGACAGCCACTCGTCGATCTTCGCCTTCGACCAGACCAAGGTCCTGGAAGGCAATTTCGTCCGCGTGCTCTCCTGGTACGACAACGAATGGGGCTTCTCCAGCCGCATGTCCGACACAGCCGTCGCCTTCGCCAAGACCATCTGA